GCATCTTATAAAAATAACCCTGCTTTGTAAATGGTTCTTTAACACTTTGCCGTAAGGTGGTTACAACATGAATTATTTGCATCACAAACCTGAAAAGAAATCCGTTGATAATCTCAGGAACGTTATTGCTCAAAGCCTTGTGTAATGCGGAGCCAATCGTTTGCGTAAAATCATTTGTCAAGACCTGTTATCACAGAATGATTCAGTTATACTGTGGGCCGTTGTCCGATTGGACCGCCTTTTTAGGCCGAAATTTTATCGTTAGCTGAGTCAGGAGATGCGGATGTTAAAGCGTGAAATGAACATTGCCGATTATGATGCCGAACTGTGGCAGGCTATGGAGCAGGAAAAAGTACGTCAGGAAGAGCACATCGAACTGATCGCCTCCGAGAACTACACCAGCCCGCGTGTTATGCAGGCGCAGGGTTCTCAGCTGACCAACAAATACGCTGAAGGATATCCGGGCAAGCGCTACTACGGCGGCTGCGAATACGTGGATATCGTTGAGCAACTGGCTATCGACCGTGCAAAAGAGCTGTTCGGCGCTGACTACGCTAACGTTCAGCCGCACTCCGGTTCTCAGGCTAACTTCGCGGTCTACACCGCGCTGCTGCAACCGGGCGATACCGTTCTGGGTATGAACCTGGCGCAGGGTGGTCACCTGACTCACGGCTCCCCGGTTAACTTCTCCGGTAAACTTTACAACATCATCCCTTACGGCATCGATGAGTCCGGTAAAATTGACTATGAGGACATGGCTAAGCAGGCGCAGACCCACAAACCGAAGATGATTATCGGCGGCTTCTCCGCTTACTCCGGTGTGGTTGACTGGGCAAAAATGCGTGAAATCGCAGACAGCATTGGCGCATACCTGTTCGTTGATATGGCCCACGTTGCCGGTCTCATTGCTGCTGATGTTTACCCGAACCCGGTTCCGCACGCTCACGTTGTCACCACGACTACCCACAAAACCCTGGCGGGTCCGCGCGGCGGCCTGATCCTGGCGAAAGGCGGTAGCGAAGAGCTGTACAAAAAACTGAACTCAGCCGTATTCCCAAGCGCTCAGGGCGGCCCGCTGATGCACGTCATCGCGGCGAAAGCCGTGGCGCTGAAAGAAGCGATGGAACCAGAGTTCAAAGTCTACCAGCAGCAGGTTGCGAAAAACGCTAAAGCGATGGTGGAAGTGTTCCTGAACCGCGGCTACAAAGTGGTGTCTGGCGGTACGGAAAACCACCTGTTCCTGCTGGATCTGGTCGACAAAAACCTGACCGGTAAGGAAGCTGACGCGGCGCTGGGTCGTGCCAACATCACCGTCAACAAAAACAGCGTACCGAACGATCCGAAGAGCCCGTTCGTGACGTCCGGTATCCGTATCGGTTCTCCGGCGGTCACTCGTCGCGGCTTTAAAGAAGCGGAAGTGAAAGAGCTGGCTGGCTGGATGTGCGATGTGCTGGACAATATCAATGACGAAGCGGTCATTGAGCGCGTGAAGGGTAAAGTGCTGGATATCTGCGCTCGCTTCCCGGTTTACGCATAACGCTGAGTTGTTTAAAGCGAAAAAAAGGCCGCGATTGCGGCCTTTTTTGCGTCTGGGGGATTAACGTCGGTCGAGTGAAATAGCGCCAGGCCCGGTTATCGCCAGTAGCAGAAAGGCTCCGGCAATACTGACGTTTTTCCAGAAGTTAATCATATTCGGCAGTACCGCATCGCCGGACATATCCCAATAATGATGGCCAATAACCGCCGTGCCCAGGGTATAAAAAATAAAGAGCACCGCCAGCGGTCGGGTGAAAAAGCCCAGCACAATCAAAATGGCCGCCGGGACTTCCATAATGATGGCAATAATCGCCGCCAGCGTCGGCATCGGCGCGCCGGATGAAGCCATATATTGCACCGTACCGCTAAAGCCCAGCAGTTTTGGGTAGCCAAAAAGAATAAACAGAACCACCACCGCGATACGGGCAATCAACAGCAGTAGGGAGCGGGAAGAGCCAAAATCAAAATAGCGTAGTGTGTTCATAATCAGCTCGTTATGAGAGACGTGTGATTTAAACGTAATACACAATTTTGCGCTCCGCCACGCGCCGCTCGCGATTAACGCAGCGTTTGTAACTGCTCCTCAACGTACAGATAACCGATCCCCATTAGCTGCTGTGCGCGGGTCAGCTTGCCAAAGCCGATTTGGGTAGCGCGGGTTCGCGGGGCATCACGGTGATCAAACGGATTGAAACCAGTTTGTTTGATGATGGTATTTAGCCATTCCTCGCCAAAGCCGCAGCTGCGACCGTACAATAAGATATTGTTTATATTTAATATATTTAGGAAGTTGTAGAGGCTAAGCCCGATGGCATTTGCCGAGTCCTCAACCCATGTATGCAGCCGGGAATCACCCTGCTGCCATTTTTCAATTAAAGCATCGATGGTGAGCGCTTCCGGATTATCCGCGAGGTCGGGCTGTGTTTTAAGCCACATCCTTGCCTGTTTTTTTAAGGCGCTGAGGGAGGCCACGGTCTCCAGGCAGCCGTATCGCCCGCAGTCGCAGGCCACACCATCAGGATTGATAATCGTGTGGCCGATTTGTCCACTGCCGTAAAGGCTACCGCGCCAGACCTGGTCGTTGATAACGAATGAGGAGCCAATACCGTAATCAACGTTGATCACGCAAAAATCCCGGTACTGCCCGTCGTTTTGCCATTTTTCCGCCAGCGCCAGCATCACGCAGTCGTTATCGACCATGACGCGCACATTGAGCTTTTCCTCCAGCAGATATTTCATCTCCACGGGTTGCTTCCAGGGAGCCTGCGGCATGGTTTGTGAGACTCCCGTTCCCGCATCAACCTGTCCATGAACCGCCAGCGCCAGATTGATTTTGCGATTTGGCCAATGCTTACGGAACTGATGCCAGCATTTCTCAATGGCAGCCAACAATGCCTGAGGGGTTGGGGCATCAATGGCATGGTATTCCACATCACCTTTCGCGCTCAGGCAGGCGTTACCAAGCTGACACTCGATGCTGGTTGGCGTGATATTCATGCACAATGTCCAGTCGCCATCGGGCGCGATAAGCCAGGCACCGCTGCTATGCCCGCGCGACAGACGATCGTCCTGTACATTAACGACGCGTCCTTCCTCCTCCAGCTCCTGGAGAATATTACTGACCGCAGGGATAGAGATTTGCGCCAGCCGCGCGAGTGTCGATTTACTAGCCCGTTTCTTGCGATACAGGTATTCCAGTAGTACGCCTTTGTTGTAATGGCGAATTTGCTGATTGTTAATGCAGGCTTTCATAAACTAAACCTTGTTAACTAAATTGCGTGATTATTGTGCGTAAAAGCCGTGATTCTGTCTATTAAACTGCTCTCATTATTTCACTTCAGTATGTCTTGTTAACTTTGAGGGCATTATGAGTTCAGTAAACGTTTGGCAGGAAACGGTACAGATTCCAACCTATGAAACGGGGGCGCAGGATACTCACCCCATGTTTCTGGAGAATCGGGTTTATCAAGGGTCTTCCGGGGCAGTGTATCCCTATGGTGTGACGGATACGCTGAGCGAGGATAAAACGCTGAAGGCCTGGCAGGCCGTATGGCTGGAAAACGACTATATCAAGGTCATGATTCTGCCCCAGTTAGGGGGGCGCGTACATCGTGCCTGGGATAAGGTCAGACAGCGCGATTTCGTTTATCACAATGATGTCATCAAACCTGCTCTGGTGGGACTGCTTGGCCCATGGATCTCAGGGGGAATAGAGTTCAACTGGCCGCAGCACCATCGTCCGACGACCTATATGCCGGTGGACTTTACCATTAGCGAAAATGATGATGGTTCAAAAACCGTTTGGGTTGGCGAGACAGAGCCGATGCATGGGCTGCAGGTAATGACCGGATTTACGCTGCGCCCGGAGCGTGCGGCGCTGGAAATTGGCAGCCGGGTCTACAACAACAATGCTACCCCGCGCCATTTCTTATGGTGGGCGAATCCGGCGGTGAAAGGCGGCGACGGGCATCAAAGCGTATTCCCGCCGGATGTGACTGCGGTATTTGATCACGGCAAACGTGCGGTTTCAGCCTTCCCGATCGCCACTGGCACTTATTACAAGGTGGACTACTCGGCTGGCGTCGATATCTCACGCTATAAGAACGTCCCGGTCCCGACCTCCTACATGGCTGAAAAATCAGAGTACGATTTTGTCGGCGCCTGGTGCCATGATGAAAATGGCGGGCTACTGCACGTCGCGGATCATCACATTGCGCCGGGGAAAAAGCAGTGGAGCTGGGGCTATAGCGAATTCGGCCAGGCATGGGATAAAAATCTGACCGATGAGAACGGGCCTTATATCGAACTGATG
This Klebsiella sp. RHBSTW-00484 DNA region includes the following protein-coding sequences:
- the glyA gene encoding serine hydroxymethyltransferase, with amino-acid sequence MLKREMNIADYDAELWQAMEQEKVRQEEHIELIASENYTSPRVMQAQGSQLTNKYAEGYPGKRYYGGCEYVDIVEQLAIDRAKELFGADYANVQPHSGSQANFAVYTALLQPGDTVLGMNLAQGGHLTHGSPVNFSGKLYNIIPYGIDESGKIDYEDMAKQAQTHKPKMIIGGFSAYSGVVDWAKMREIADSIGAYLFVDMAHVAGLIAADVYPNPVPHAHVVTTTTHKTLAGPRGGLILAKGGSEELYKKLNSAVFPSAQGGPLMHVIAAKAVALKEAMEPEFKVYQQQVAKNAKAMVEVFLNRGYKVVSGGTENHLFLLDLVDKNLTGKEADAALGRANITVNKNSVPNDPKSPFVTSGIRIGSPAVTRRGFKEAEVKELAGWMCDVLDNINDEAVIERVKGKVLDICARFPVYA
- a CDS encoding ROK family transcriptional regulator, whose protein sequence is MKACINNQQIRHYNKGVLLEYLYRKKRASKSTLARLAQISIPAVSNILQELEEEGRVVNVQDDRLSRGHSSGAWLIAPDGDWTLCMNITPTSIECQLGNACLSAKGDVEYHAIDAPTPQALLAAIEKCWHQFRKHWPNRKINLALAVHGQVDAGTGVSQTMPQAPWKQPVEMKYLLEEKLNVRVMVDNDCVMLALAEKWQNDGQYRDFCVINVDYGIGSSFVINDQVWRGSLYGSGQIGHTIINPDGVACDCGRYGCLETVASLSALKKQARMWLKTQPDLADNPEALTIDALIEKWQQGDSRLHTWVEDSANAIGLSLYNFLNILNINNILLYGRSCGFGEEWLNTIIKQTGFNPFDHRDAPRTRATQIGFGKLTRAQQLMGIGYLYVEEQLQTLR
- a CDS encoding DoxX family protein is translated as MNTLRYFDFGSSRSLLLLIARIAVVVLFILFGYPKLLGFSGTVQYMASSGAPMPTLAAIIAIIMEVPAAILIVLGFFTRPLAVLFIFYTLGTAVIGHHYWDMSGDAVLPNMINFWKNVSIAGAFLLLAITGPGAISLDRR